The segment GCAATTCTTCGTCTTGTGCAGACAGAATTTCCAGAGATTTCTCCATACGTTGCTGCAGGCCTTAGCCTTGGAGAATATACGGCTCTAAGCGCCTCTCAGAGGATTTCGTTCGCAGAGTGTCTGCCTCTTGTTCAGTTGAGAGGAGAGCTTATGAATGAGGCTTGTGAAAAGACAAAGGGGACGATGGCAGTTATTTTGGGATTAGAACCAGATGTTGTTGAAGCTTTTGTGAAGGAGCTTCAACTGCCAAATGACTTATGGGTTGCAAATTTTAACTGTCCTGGCCAAGTGGTAATTTCAGGTACCTCTTTGGGCATTGAAAAGGGCAGTATTATGGCTAAAGAAAAGGGTGCAAAACGTATTATGCCCCTGCAAGTGCATGGAGCTTTTCACAGTGGCCTAATGAGCCTTGCGAGAGATCGTTTAAAAGAAAAAATCGATCAGGTTCCCTTACAAGACTCATGCATTCCTATCGTAATGAATACAAGCGGAGATTTTGAAACAGATGAGCGCAGAATCCGCACACTTCTAGTCGATCAAGTAACGCACTCTGTGCGCTGGCAGCAGGGAGTTTGCTCTATGGAAAATCATGCAATTGATTTGTATCTTGAAATGGGACCTGGA is part of the Chlamydiales bacterium genome and harbors:
- the fabD gene encoding ACP S-malonyltransferase produces the protein MGVAKRIAFLFPGQGSQHPGMGKDFFEAYPVCLETFQEADDILKRKLSSIIFEGPESLLTETRNSQTAIYVMSMAILRLVQTEFPEISPYVAAGLSLGEYTALSASQRISFAECLPLVQLRGELMNEACEKTKGTMAVILGLEPDVVEAFVKELQLPNDLWVANFNCPGQVVISGTSLGIEKGSIMAKEKGAKRIMPLQVHGAFHSGLMSLARDRLKEKIDQVPLQDSCIPIVMNTSGDFETDERRIRTLLVDQVTHSVRWQQGVCSMENHAIDLYLEMGPGKTLAGMNKRIGVKAPTISIEKIEDLSQLEEFA